One window of Syngnathus acus chromosome 16, fSynAcu1.2, whole genome shotgun sequence genomic DNA carries:
- the nbn gene encoding nibrin: MWILCPVEQAGGETHYLLPAKEYVVGRKNCDIVLPSDQSISRAHAHFIVTDQTLTMRDTSKYGTSVNGQPLVQNTPVELKSGDSIQFGVFQSKFSVDHQMPVVCSSCLDNDGKAALSEILQLFGGKLVNSWTQDCTHLVMPSVKITIKTISALLSSRPIVKPEFFSELSKAAQQKLPLPKAERFIPDIDELSLKNQVVNLKPDLRRKRLFAGTNFIFLTSKQFKRLNAPVTLGGGTSQLLEEGSLPHDILASPQNCVVDFTAGNSQPPLTASTTGWHNSVKNIVQRKGRRAIAESEIGLAAIYASCDMYCNPSSFTTNAATEPTSRIPSASLSQNVAVDETVLLAASQNITAYAVNTETSQIPERCKVSGITTVGETPEKKLTHDTAHLNGPKAATQKMSTQWIGIDSPSSSAFRTTENKHSQGKKPASKVTGQDIKNATFQLPLMKSTGGKKTLEPQKFPRKSPQKQHVSPEVSPKKQATMTNFFKPLNKKRPLDEEFSASMSEPKRSVKESDISQAGDMASEDVPSRSDKAPAAPMDSENNLFDTSAAASSHTSRKRKEMEEEIDLDELESIMSQGMDCTDEPFSVSQSPKVQNPNSRWTSKSVEALSKKQRVAREDVDAGSRRSSAEPVDEPLPRQRRQTEQETVPMTTEKLETMSSRVSSDCARHRASATEFDQLKGDVVLPKEQPDVHLTTPVDSKQETTQIAQVDEDLPKQLISVEFRSLTVNVLPPKKTQQQVHTNGFVKNFKRFRKMRVPGLDDSPHIIGGPDLLVHNRGQNSELDEWLKDAEEDEQQSRLKDSEGDDLFRYNPTKLTKRR, encoded by the exons ATGTGGATATTGTGTCCCGTGGAGCAGGCAGGAG GCGAGACCCACTATCTTCTCCCCGCTAAAGAATATGTGGTGGGCCGGAAGAACTGTGACATTGTGCTGCCGAGTGACCAGTCGATCAGCAGAGCTCATGCTCACTTCATTGTTACCGATCAG ACACTGACCATGAGGGACACCTCCAAATATGGCACCTCCGTCAACGGCCAACCACTGGTACAGAACACTCCAGTCGAACTGAAGTCAGGAGACAGCATTCAATTTGGGGTTTTTCAGTCCAAATTCAG TGTGGATCATCAGATGCCAGTGGTGTGTTCTTCTTGTTTGGATAATGATGGCAAAGCTGCACTCTCTGAGATTCTGCAGCTGTTTGGAGGAAAGCTAGTCAATTCATGGACACAGGACTGCACCCACTTGGTTATGCCTTCTGTTAAAATAACCATCAAG ACCATTTCTGCTCTGCTGAGCAGCCGTCCAATCGTGAAGCCAGAGTTCTTCTCAGAGCTGAGCAAAGCAGCTCAGCAGAAGCTTCCTCTTCCTAAGGCGGAACG ATTCATCCCTGACATCGATGAGCTGAGCTTGAAAAATCAGGTGGTGAACCTGAAGCCGGATCTCAGGCGCAAGCGGCTTTTTGCGGGAACAAACTTCATATTCCTTACCAGCAAGCAG TTCAAGCGTCTGAATGCCCCGGTGACCCTGGGAGGCGGCACCAGCCAACTCCTGGAGGAGGGCTCGTTGCCCCACGACATCCTGGCGTCCCCACAGAACTGCGTGGTGGACTTTACTGCTGGCAACTCCCAACCGCCACTTACAGCTTCGACCACTGGGTGGCACAATTCCGTGAAGAACATCGTCCAAAG AAAAGGGCGTCGAGCCATCGCAGAATCTGAAATCGGATTGGCCGCCATCTACGCTTCGTGTGACATGTACTGCAACCCTTCCAGTTTCACAACAAACGCAG cgACGGAGCCGACGTCAAGAATTCCGAGCGCGTCTCTCTCCCAAAACGTAGCAGTGGACGAGACCGTTTTACTTGCAGCGTCGCAGAACATCACGGCATACGCCGTCAACACAGAAACATCGCAAAT TCCAGAGCGCTGCAAGGTTAGCGGGATTACCACGGTGGGAGAGACGCCGGAGAAAAAGCTGACTCACGACACCGCTCATCTTAATGGTCCTAAAGCCGCAACCCAGAAGATGAGCACTCAATGGATTGGGATCGATTCGCCTAGCTCGTCAGCGTTCCGCACTACGGAGAATAAACATTCACAGGGGAAGAAACCCGCATCCAAAGTGACAG GCCAGGATATTAAGAACGCGACTTTCCAGCTCCCGTTGATGAAGTCCACTGGTGGTAAGAAGACTTTAGAACCTCAAAAATTCCCTCGAAAATCTCCCCAGAAACAACACGTCTCTCCGGAGGTTTCTCCAAAGAAACAGGCAACAATGACCAACTTTTTCAAACCTCTCAACAAAAAGAG GCCTTTAGATGAAGAATTCTCCGCCAGCATGTCAGAGCCAAAGCGTTCTGTAAAAGAATCTGACATCAGTCAGGCCGGAGACATGGCATCCGAAGATGTCCCCTCACGCTCAGACAAAGCCCCCGCGGCACCAATGGACTCCGAAAATAATCTGTTTGACACCTCTGCGGCTGCTTCGTCCCATACAAGCCGAAAGAGGAAGGAGATGGAAGAGGAAATCGATCTAGACGAACTGGAGTCTATAATGTCTCAGGGAATGGATTGCACGGACGAGCCATTTTCAGTCAGCCAATCCCCAAAAGTTCAAAACCCTAATTCCAGATGGACGTCAAAGAGCGTCGAGGCTTTGAGTAAGAAGCAACGAGTAGCCCGTGAAGACGTTGACGCCGGTAGCCGGAGATCATCAGCGGAACCGGTAGACGAGCCGCTCCCACGTCAGCGCCGCCAAACTGAACAGGAAACTGTTCCCATGACGACGGAGAAGCTTGAGACGATGAGTAGCAGAGTTTCATCTGACTGCGCACGTCACAGAGCGTCTGCCACAGAG TTTGACCAACTCAAAGGAGATGTTGTCCTGCCCAAAGAACAGCCTGACGTTCATCTCACGACACCTGTCGACAGTAAACAGGAGACCACCCAA ATAGCCCAAGTGGACGAAGACCTCCCTAAACAGCTGATCTCAGTCGAGTTTAGATCCCTCACTGTCAATGtgctccccccaaaaaaaacacagcagcaagTGCACACCAATGGCTTTGTGAAAAACTTCAAACGTTTCCGCAAG ATGCGTGTGCCCGGCCTGGACGACTCGCCGCACATCATCGGTGGGCCCGACCTGCTGGTTCACAACCGCGGCCAGAACTCCGAACTGGACGAATGGCTGAAAGACGCAGAAGAG GATGAGCAGCAGAGCCGGCTGAAGGACTCTGAAGGAGATGATCTCTTTAG gTACAACCCCACCAAATTAACCAAGAGAAGATGA